The genomic interval GTCACGGTGTCGCGCCGTCACGCTGAGTTCGTCCGCACCGGCAGCGCATTCCAGGTGCGCGATCTCGATTCGCTCAACGGCACGTACTTCGATGGCGTGCGCATCGACTCGGCTCTGCTGAGCGACGGCGCCGAGGTGCAGGTGGGCAAGTTCCGTCTCACGTTCTACGCATCCCGCGCCGATCGCGGTGCTGCGCACTGATGCCAGCGACCTCCGCTGCCCGCGCGACGGGTGCCCCGCAGCTCTTGAGCATCGGGCAGGTGCTGGCACGACTCAACCCTGAGTTCCCCGACCTCAGCCCGTCGAAGCTGCGCTTCCTCGAGGAGCGCCAGCTCATCACGCCGAGCCGCACCGAGTCGGGCTACCGCAAGTTCTCGCCCGCTGATGTCGAGCGCCTGCGGCTCGTGCTCTCGATGCAGCGCGACTACTACCTGCCGCTCAAGGTGATCCGCACCTACCTCGACGAGCTCGACGCCGGTCGCGAGCCGGTTCTGCCCGGCGGCATCACGGTCACCGCGCCGTCGATGCTCCCCGCCGAGCGGCGGATGTCGCGCGACGAACTCATCCGCGAGGCGGGCGCGAACGCGATGCTCCTGCAGGATGCCGTCTCGTCGTCGCTCATCGTGCCGGCGGAGTACTACGGCGAGGACGCCCTCGCCGTGCTCAAGTCGCTCGTGGAGCTGCAGCGCAGTGGCATCGAGCCGCGTCACCTGCGCGGTTTCCGTGCCGCAGCGGAGCGCGAGCTCGGTCTCATCGAGTCCGCACTCATCCCGATTTCGCGTCGCAAAGACGCCTCCAGCCGCGCCAAGGCGCAGGAGCTCGCGCGCGAGATCGCGGGCCAGCTCGAGGTCGTCCGATCGAGTCTCATCCGCTCGGCACTCGGCCGCCTGTAGATCTTCCGACTATTTCACCGCGACACGCCGCGCACTCGAGCGGATGTGATTGATGGTGCCCCTCCGGGTGAGTACGGTGGAGAACGACAGCAAGTCTGAACTTCAACTTCAACCTGAAGGTCAGCTTCGCGAGAAGTTCAGACGAAGGAGGACGGTCGGGATGAGCGACATGAACGAACACGGCAGCGCGGCGAACGCGCTGGGTTCAGGACCGCGCTACGACCTCGGCCTGCTCTTCACCGACGGGCTCCCCGACCTCGACGCCGACGCGGGCTACCGCGGCACCGTCGCGGCCCGCGCCGCCGGCATCAGCTACCGCCAGCTCGACTACTGGGCCCGCACCGGACTCGTCGAGCCCACCGTCCGCGGTGCGGCTGGCTCCGGTTCGCAGCGCCTCTACGGCTTCCGCGACATTCTCGTGCTCAAGCTCGTCAAGCGCCTCCTCGACACCGGCATCTCGCTGCAGCAGATCCGCACCGCCATCAACCAGCTGCGCGAGGCGGGCGTCAGAGACCTCGCCCAGACGACGCTCATGTCCGACGGCGCGAGCGTCTACCTGTGCACCTCGGACGACGAGGTCATCGACCTCGTGAGCCGCGGTCAGGGCGTCTTCGGCATCGCCGTCGGCAAGGTGCTGCGCGAGGTCGAGACGAGCCTCGTCGAGCTCGAGACCGCGACGGTCGACCCGTCCGACGAACTGGCGGCTCGCCGCGCCAAGCGCGCGAGCTGACGAACTCCGCGCGCGGCCCGTCTCAGGACGGGCCATTCGCATATCCGGGCGCCTGCTCGGCAACCGGCCGCCCGACCCCGTTGTGCAGGAACCCCGATCGGTTGTGCAGGAACCCCGACCCCGTTGCGCAGGAACCCCGATCGGTTGTGCAGGAACCCCGATCGGTTATGCAGGAACATCCGGATGCGGTCAAGTCGGCAGGGTTGATTCGCGTAGGCGAACCCCGGATGAACAGCGCGTCTCCTGCATAACCGCAAACCGTTCCTGCATAACCGCAAACCGTTCCTGCATAACCGCAAGCCGGTCCTGCGTAACGGGGACGGGCCGGGGGAGACGGGAACCGCCGGGAGCGGGGCGCGGGCCTCAGTTGGAGGGCTGGATCTCGCTGATGCGCGACGTGCGCAGCACGCGCTCAAGCAGCAGATCGAAGTTGTGCGCCATCTCCTGCGCGCCCTCGCCGGGCCAGACATGCAGGGGCTTCGCAGCACCCTGCGCCTGCTGCAGCGAGGTGCGCTCCGGCAGCTGAGGGGCCAGGACGAGCGGCCCGAACATGTCGCGCAGCTCCTTGATGCGGAACTGGTGCTCGAGCGACTGCACGCGGGCGCGGTTCACCACGATGCCGAGCGGCTGCAGACGCGGCGAGATGCCGCGGCGGATCTCCTCGATGGCACGCAGCGCGCGGTCGGCGGCAGCCACCGAGAACAGGCCGGGCTCCGTCACGACGGCGACACGATCAGATGCAGCCCACGCGGTGCGGGTGAGGGCGTTGAGACTCGGCGCGCAGTCGATGAGCACGAGCTCGTACTCGTTCTCGAGGTGGGCGAGCGCCTCCTCGAGCTTCCAGATGTCGCGGATCGACGGGTGCGGTCCGTCGAAGTTGATCGCCGACGGCGACCCGATGAGAACGTCGATCTTGCCGGCGCGGCCGCGCGTCCAACCCGACGGGGCGATCGCCGAGCGCACGATCTTCTCCTTCGGAGACGCGAGCACATCGGCGATGTTGAGGTGTCCGGCGACGTCGATATCCATGCCGGTCGACACATCGGACTGCGGATCGAGGTCGACCACGAGTGTCGAGACACCTCGAGCGAACGCCGCGGACGCCAATCCGAGCGTCACGGTGGTCTTTCCCACGCCCCCCTTGAGGGAGCTGACGCTGAGCACATGCACGAGAGAGGAGCCTACCTTTACTAGTCTGGGAGAAGCCAAACCCCCTTTTCTCACGCTGGTGATCCCGGCGGGAAGGACACCTATGTTCTCGAAGATCCTGGTCGCCAACCGTGGAGAGATCGCAATTCGTGCCTTCCGAGCGGCCTATGAGCTGGGCGCGAAGACGGTCGCTGTGTACCCCTGGGAGGACCGCAACTCGCTCCACCGCCAGAAGGCGGACGAGGCGTACCTCATCGGCGAGAAGGGTCACCCGGTGCGGGCGTACCTCGACGTCTCGGAGATCATCCGCGTCGCCAAGGAAGCTGGCGCAGACGCGATCTACCCCGGCTACGGATTCCTGTCCGAGAACCCCGAACTCGCCCAGGCTGCCGCTGAGAACGGCATCACGTTCATCGGCCCCGGCAGCGATGTGCTCGAGATGGCGGGCAACAAGGTCACGGCGAAGGAGCGCGCGATCGCCGCGGGCGTCCCCGTGCTCAAGTCCACCCCGGCGACGACCGACATCGACGAGCTGGTCCGCGGTGCGGATGAGATCGGCTTCCCGGTCTTCGCGAAGGCCGTCGCCGGCGGCGGCGGCCGCGGCATGCGCCGCGTCGACACGCGCGAGGAGCTGCGTCCCGCACTCGAGGCGGCGATGCGCGAAGCCGACAGCGCCTTCGGCGACCCGACGATGTTCGTCGAGCAGGCGGTCGTGCGTCCGCGTCACATCGAGGTGCAGATCCTCGCCGACGGCACGGGCGAGACGGTGCACCTGTTCGAGCGCGACTGCTCGGTGCAGCGCCGCCACCAGAAGGTCATCGAGATCGCCCCCGCGCCGAACCTCGACGAGGCGACCCGCCAGGCCCTCTACCGCGATGCCATCGCGTTCGCGAAGTCGATCGGCTACGTCAACGCCGGCACGGTCGAGTTCCTCCTCGACACGGCGGGTGAGCGCGCTGGCCAGCACGTGTTCATCGAGATGAACCCGCGCATCCAGGTCGAGCACACGGTGACCGAGGAGGTCACGGATGTCGACCTGGTGCAGTCGCAGATGCTCATCGCGTCGGGCTCGACGCTCGCCGAACTGGGGCTCGCGCAGGAGCAGATCCACCTGCGCGGTGCCGCTCTGCAGTGCCGCATCACCACGGAGGACCCGTCGCAGGGCTTCCGCCCCGACACCGGCAAGATCACGACCTACCGCTCGCCGGGTGGAGGCGGCGTGCGACTGGACGGCGGAACGATCGCCGCGGGTGCGCAGATCAGCCCTCACTTCGACTCGATGCTCGCCAAGATGACGTGCCGTGGCCGCGACTTCCCGGCCGCCGTCGCGCGCGCCCGTCGCGGACTCGCCGAGTTCCGCATCCGCGGCGTCGCCACGAACATCCCGTTCCTGCAGGCCGTTCTCGATGACCCCGCGTTCGTCGCGGGAGACGTGGCCACCTCGTTCATCGAGGAGCGCCCCGAGCTGCTCACCGGCCGCGTGTCCCGCGACCGTGGCACGAAGATCCTCAACTGGCTCGCGGATGTCACCGTCAACCAGCCGAACGGCGACGGGGGAGCGGCGATCGATCCCGCGACCAAGCTGCCCGTGGTCGACCTCACCCTGCCTGCCCCGAACGGCTCGCGTCAGCGTCTGCTCGAGCTCGGCCCCGTCGGCTTCGCGGCCGCCCTGCGCGAGCAGAAGGCCCTCGCCGTCACCGACACGACCTTCCGTGACGCCCACCAGTCGCTTCTGGCGACGCGTGTGCGCACCAAGGACCTCGTGGCCGTCATGCCGCACGTCGCGCGTCTCACGCCCGAGCTGCTCTCTGTCGAGGCCTGGGGCGGCGCGACGTACGACGTCGCACTGCGGTTCCTCGGCGAAGACCCGTGGGAGCGTCTCGCGAAGATGCGCGAGGCTCTGCCGAACGTGGCCATCCAGATGCTCCTGCGCGGGCGCAACACGGTCGGCTACACGCCGTACCCGACCGAGGTGACCGAGGCCTTCGTGCGGGAGGCCGCGGCGACCGGCGTCGACATCTTCCGCATCTTCGACGCGCTCAACGATGTCGACCAGATGCGTCCCGCGATCGACGCCGTGCTCGCCACCGGGTCGACCGTCGCCGAGGTGGCGCTCTGCTACACGGGCGACCTGCTCGACCCCGCCGAGGACCTCTACACGCTCGACTACTACCTCCGCCTCGCGGAGCAGATCGTCGACGCGGGTGCGCACATCCTCGCGATCAAGGACATGGCGGGCCTGCTGCGCGCAGGCGCGGCTGAGAAGCTCGTCGCGGCCCTCCGTGAGCGCTTCGACCTCCCCGTCCACGTGCACACGCACGACACCGCGGGCGGCCAGCTCGCGACCCTCCTCGCGGCGGCCCGTGCGGGCGCCGACGCGGTCGATGCCGCCAGCGCCCCGATGGCCGGAACCACGAGCCAGCCGTCGCTCTCGGCGCTCATCGCCGCCACCGCGCACACCGATCTCGACACCGGCATCTCGCTCGACGCAGCGAGCGACCTCGAGCCGTACTGGGAGGCTGTGCGCCGCGCCTACAAGCCGTTCGAGTCGGGCCTGCCCGGCCCCACCGGTCGCGTGTACCGCCACGAGATTCCGGGCGGTCAGCTGTCGAATCTGCGTCAGCAGGCGATCGCGCTCGGGCTCGGCGACCAGTTCGAGAAGGTGGAGGACTGGTACGCCGCGGCGAACCGCATCCTCGGCCGCCCCACGAAGGTCACGCCCTCGTCGAAGGTCGTCGGCGACCTCGCTCTGCAGCTCGCGGCGACGAACGCTGACCCGCTCGACTTCGAGCAGAACCCTGACAAGTACGACATCCCGGACTCGGTGATCGGCTTCATGGCGGGCGAGCTCGGCGACCTGCCGGGTGGCTGGCCGGAGCCTTTCCGCACGAAGGTGCTCGCGGGACGCACGGTGAAGATCGGTGTGGAGGACATCTCCGCCGAAGATCGTGCCGCGCTCGAAGGCGACGACTCCGATGCCCGTCGCGCCACGCTCAACCGCCTCCTGTTCGCGGCGCCGACGCGTCAGTACCTCGAGGTGCGCGAGCAGTACGGCGACCTGTCCAACCTCGACACCATCGACTACCTGTACGGCCTGAAGCAGGGCATCGAGCACACCGTTCACATCGGCCCCGGTGTCAGCCTCTTCGTGGGTCTCGAGGCGATCGGCGAGGCCGACGACAAGGGCATGCGCACTGTCATGGCGACCCTCAACGGCCAGCTTCGCCCCGTGTTCGTGCGCGACCGCAGCATCTCGGTGCAGGTGGCAGCCGCCGAGAAGGCGGACACCTCCAAGCCCGGCCATGTCGCGGCGCCGTTCTCGGGTGTCGTGACGCTCAAGGTCGGCGAAGGCGACGCCATCGAGGTCGGCCAGCCGGTCGCGACGATCGAGGCGATGAAGATGGAGGCAGCGATCACGTCGCCTGTCGCCGGTCGCATCGTGCGCCTCGCAATCCCTTCCACGCAGCAGGTGGACGCCGGGGATCTGCTCGTCGTCGTCGAGTAGGGTTCGCTCATGGTTCGCATGACGTCCGGGCACGATCCCGCCGCTGACGACGCACCTGATGCCTCGTCGACGCCGCTTCCCGAGAACGTCTCCTTCACGATCGAGTTGCCGGCGACACCGCACGAGACGCCCGAGGAGGAGGTGCAGGTGACGCTCCACGAGAACGTCGTCGCGCCCGCCGAGATCGGGGCGATGGGGGAGGGCACGACGACGATCCATGTCGTGCCCGAGCTCGTGCAGACACCCGTTCCCCTCGAAGCCGAATCGGCGGCTGAGGAGCTCGTGCCGCTTCCCGCCGACGACGACATGTACTCCCGGCGGGAGCGCAAGCGCGGCCCGGTGCAGACACCGGAGCCTGCGACGATGCTCACGGCGGATCGCCTGCTCGAGCCCAAGCGCACCAAGGTGGCGCCCGAGGGTGCCTGGCCGGCATTCGTCTATGCCGCGACGCTGCACCTTGTGAACCTCGGCGACTCGCCGAAGGTGCGCGAGCGCAAGGCGCTCGAGGCGCGCATCGCGAAGCGCTTCGAAGGCGGCACGCGCTTCGTGCCGATCCTCACGCGCAAGGGCGGCGTCGGCAAGACGACCATCACGGCGCTGCTCGGCATGGCGCTGTCGGATGTGCGTGAGGACCGCGTGATCGCGGTCGACGCGAACCCCGACCGCGGCACGCTCTCGGAGCGCGTGGCACGGCAGACCCGCTCGACCGTGCGGGACATCGTCACCCACGCGCCCGCGATCAAGGACTTCAGCGAGCTGTCGCAGCACGTCTCCCGCGACGAGACCCGCCTCGACGTCCTCGCGTCCGACACGGATCCGCTGCTCTCGGAGGCCTTCGACGAGAACG from Salinibacterium sp. ZJ70 carries:
- a CDS encoding pyruvate carboxylase, translating into MFSKILVANRGEIAIRAFRAAYELGAKTVAVYPWEDRNSLHRQKADEAYLIGEKGHPVRAYLDVSEIIRVAKEAGADAIYPGYGFLSENPELAQAAAENGITFIGPGSDVLEMAGNKVTAKERAIAAGVPVLKSTPATTDIDELVRGADEIGFPVFAKAVAGGGGRGMRRVDTREELRPALEAAMREADSAFGDPTMFVEQAVVRPRHIEVQILADGTGETVHLFERDCSVQRRHQKVIEIAPAPNLDEATRQALYRDAIAFAKSIGYVNAGTVEFLLDTAGERAGQHVFIEMNPRIQVEHTVTEEVTDVDLVQSQMLIASGSTLAELGLAQEQIHLRGAALQCRITTEDPSQGFRPDTGKITTYRSPGGGGVRLDGGTIAAGAQISPHFDSMLAKMTCRGRDFPAAVARARRGLAEFRIRGVATNIPFLQAVLDDPAFVAGDVATSFIEERPELLTGRVSRDRGTKILNWLADVTVNQPNGDGGAAIDPATKLPVVDLTLPAPNGSRQRLLELGPVGFAAALREQKALAVTDTTFRDAHQSLLATRVRTKDLVAVMPHVARLTPELLSVEAWGGATYDVALRFLGEDPWERLAKMREALPNVAIQMLLRGRNTVGYTPYPTEVTEAFVREAAATGVDIFRIFDALNDVDQMRPAIDAVLATGSTVAEVALCYTGDLLDPAEDLYTLDYYLRLAEQIVDAGAHILAIKDMAGLLRAGAAEKLVAALRERFDLPVHVHTHDTAGGQLATLLAAARAGADAVDAASAPMAGTTSQPSLSALIAATAHTDLDTGISLDAASDLEPYWEAVRRAYKPFESGLPGPTGRVYRHEIPGGQLSNLRQQAIALGLGDQFEKVEDWYAAANRILGRPTKVTPSSKVVGDLALQLAATNADPLDFEQNPDKYDIPDSVIGFMAGELGDLPGGWPEPFRTKVLAGRTVKIGVEDISAEDRAALEGDDSDARRATLNRLLFAAPTRQYLEVREQYGDLSNLDTIDYLYGLKQGIEHTVHIGPGVSLFVGLEAIGEADDKGMRTVMATLNGQLRPVFVRDRSISVQVAAAEKADTSKPGHVAAPFSGVVTLKVGEGDAIEVGQPVATIEAMKMEAAITSPVAGRIVRLAIPSTQQVDAGDLLVVVE
- a CDS encoding MerR family transcriptional regulator, with protein sequence MNEHGSAANALGSGPRYDLGLLFTDGLPDLDADAGYRGTVAARAAGISYRQLDYWARTGLVEPTVRGAAGSGSQRLYGFRDILVLKLVKRLLDTGISLQQIRTAINQLREAGVRDLAQTTLMSDGASVYLCTSDDEVIDLVSRGQGVFGIAVGKVLREVETSLVELETATVDPSDELAARRAKRAS
- a CDS encoding MerR family transcriptional regulator, yielding MPATSAARATGAPQLLSIGQVLARLNPEFPDLSPSKLRFLEERQLITPSRTESGYRKFSPADVERLRLVLSMQRDYYLPLKVIRTYLDELDAGREPVLPGGITVTAPSMLPAERRMSRDELIREAGANAMLLQDAVSSSLIVPAEYYGEDALAVLKSLVELQRSGIEPRHLRGFRAAAERELGLIESALIPISRRKDASSRAKAQELAREIAGQLEVVRSSLIRSALGRL
- a CDS encoding ParA family protein, whose protein sequence is MHVLSVSSLKGGVGKTTVTLGLASAAFARGVSTLVVDLDPQSDVSTGMDIDVAGHLNIADVLASPKEKIVRSAIAPSGWTRGRAGKIDVLIGSPSAINFDGPHPSIRDIWKLEEALAHLENEYELVLIDCAPSLNALTRTAWAASDRVAVVTEPGLFSVAAADRALRAIEEIRRGISPRLQPLGIVVNRARVQSLEHQFRIKELRDMFGPLVLAPQLPERTSLQQAQGAAKPLHVWPGEGAQEMAHNFDLLLERVLRTSRISEIQPSN
- a CDS encoding MinD/ParA family protein, whose product is MVRMTSGHDPAADDAPDASSTPLPENVSFTIELPATPHETPEEEVQVTLHENVVAPAEIGAMGEGTTTIHVVPELVQTPVPLEAESAAEELVPLPADDDMYSRRERKRGPVQTPEPATMLTADRLLEPKRTKVAPEGAWPAFVYAATLHLVNLGDSPKVRERKALEARIAKRFEGGTRFVPILTRKGGVGKTTITALLGMALSDVREDRVIAVDANPDRGTLSERVARQTRSTVRDIVTHAPAIKDFSELSQHVSRDETRLDVLASDTDPLLSEAFDENDYNVVADLVSRYYSIVLTDCGTGIVHSVMRATLQRADGIVVVSGGSVDEARLASETLTWLEANDYGDLVKNAVVAINTATHGTNLVNLDEIEAHFASRVRAVLRMPYDPELAAGSVVRWNRLKPFTRTSARELAALVMDGLPTVRNA